GGGCTACCCCTTTGGAAACCCCGATTTATGGGTAAAGATAAGTTATATAGAATATTTGAAAAAAATAGTAAATTATAAAAAAAATCTCAGCGGTCTTTGCGTCCTCTGCGGTTAAATTATCTGCCTTGTTAAATTATCCTCGCCTTTGACACTTTTCCCTATTTATGTTATCATCTTCCCTTATGGAAAAAGAGGAAAAGAAAGAAGAACCTATAAAATACGGGATTTTAAGCAATGTTTTGTTTATGCTTAAAACATCTTTTAGAACTTATAAGTCGGTGCCTGTTTTGATTTTGCTGGAATCTCTTTTATATGTTGGAGATAATTTAATTTCGATATTTTTTGCGCCTGCCGTTTTGAGCCTTATTCAAAGCAATGCTTCCATTAAAAATCTTTTAATAACTATTTTTGCCTTTGCTTTTTCTTTAATGCTTTTACGCGGACTCCTTTCTTATCTGCAAACGAACCATCTATTCGGGCGGATTGGAGTTAGGAGTGAGCTTATTTTTATGATAGGCAGTAAGGCGATGAACACTTCCTATAATAACTTGGATAATAAGGATTTTGAAGCAAAGAAAAATAAGGCGATGGATGTTACCGGCGGTAACTCGGAATCTACCGAAGCTATTTGGACTACCTTACAGGGGCTTCTTCAATACCTTCTTTGCTTTATCATCTATCTTGTTATCCTTGCTTCCTTAAATATTAATATAATTTTAATTACACTTTTGACAACCTGCGTGAGCTTTTTTATCACCAACAGTGTAAGCTCTTGGATGTATAAGAGGCGTGATGAAGAAAATAAGCATGTAAATCATTTACGCTACATAACCCAAACCGGAAAAAATAAGCAGCTTGCAAAGGATATCCGCCTTTTCGGAATGGAGGCTTGGCTTAAAGAATTATATGAAAAGCATTTAAGGCTTTACAGCAATTTTCACCTCAAAGGAGAAAAGCGTTATTTTTTTGCCGACCTTGCAGACCTTGTTTTAACATTTTTGCGGAACGGTCTTATTTATTATTGGCTGATAAGTCTTGTCTTACAAAAAAATATAAGCGTTCCCCAATTTATTCTTTATTTTGCCGCAGCGGGAACTTTTACTCAATGGGTAAGCGGTATTTTAAATCGGTTTTCCGTTTTGCATAAACAGAGTCTGGATATTTCCCGCCTTAGAGAATTTTTTGAATTTAAAGAAGATTACCTATTTGAAAAAGGTGAAAAAATTCCTCTACAAAAAGAAAACCTCATCGAGCTAAAAGATGTAAGTCTTTTATATTCGGAAGGTGGAACTCCTGTTTTGGATAGGTTCAATTTGACTTTGAAGCCCAAAGAAAAGCTTGCCATTGTTGGCTTAAACGGAGCAGGAAAAACAAGCCTTGTAAAATTGATTACCGGACTTTATGATCCAACCCAAGGAGAGGTTTTGTTTAACGGAAAAAATATAAAAGAATTTAACCGAAGCGAATACTATAAGTGCTTTAGTGCGGTCTTTCAGGAGTTTTCTATTTTGCCTACTAGTATTGCGGTAAACATTGCACAAGCCCGAGAGGACATTAACAAGGAGAGGATTGAAGAGGTTCTAAAGCTTTCGGGACTTTACGATAAGGTTCAAACTCTTCCCCAAAAAGAAGAAACCCGTCTTTGTAAGGACATCTTCTTTGATGCCGTAGAACTTTCGGGCGGCGAAACTCAAAAGCTCTTACTTGCAAGGGCTCTTTACAATGACAGGCCCTTTTTAATATTGGATGAACCGACGGCAGCCTTGGACCCTATCGCTGAACATGAGCTTTATACTAAGTATAACGATTTATCGAAGGACAAAACTTCTATTTTTATTTCGCACAGGCTTGCTTCCACCCGCTTTTGCGACAGGATTATTTTTATAAAGGACGGAAAAATAATCGAAGAAGGCACCCATGATTCTCTTTTAAAAAAGGGCGGTGAGTACGCTCATCTTTTTGAAGTACAAAGCAAGTATTATAAGGAAGAACATGATAAAGAATTGCCTGAAGGTTTAGGAGAAATCTGATGAAAACTGAAAAAGGATATAATCAAAAAAGACATAACAAGGGCTTGAATCGGCGGGCTTTTTTGCTTCTCTTTAAAAAGGCGCCTTTGTTTTTTATTTCCGTGCTTGGCGAAAAAGTTTTTACAAGCCTCTTGCCCTTTATAGGTATTTTCTTTTCGGCAAGAATTATAAACGAGCTTGTTTTAATTTATTCGGGGAAAGGAGATTTATCAAAAATCAAAAGTTTGGTTTTACTCTCTCTTATTTTAACGGCCGTCTGTATGCTTGTTTCTTCTTTATTTAAACGATGGGCAAACTATGAAGGCCGGAGCGTTGATTATAAACTGCAAGATATCTATGTTCAAAAGTTTTTAAGCATGGACTTTCAAGATGTTGAATCCGCAAAAACAAATGAGATTTATACAAGGATGTGGCAAAATACAAATTACGGAGGCTGGGGCTTGGAAAAAATCCTATGGATATATCCAAAGTGTTCTACACATATTACTTCCGTTATTACTTCGCTCGCCTTGAGTGTAAGCCTTTTTAGCTTTAAGGTTCAAAGTTCCGAATTGGCCTTTTTAAACAATCCTTTGTTTATCTTTGTAATTCTTTTTAGTATCGTACTTTTAATCCTCATTCCTGCAAAGCTTCAGACAATGTCCGATTCCTACTGGGCAATTGTTTCGGAGGGGGCCACAGAAGGAAACAGGGTGTTTAGTTTTTTCTTTAGACTTTTTAACGAAAAAAACCGAGCAATGGATGTGCGTATGTACGGCCAGCAAAAAGAGGGTAACATAATAAGAGCTTCCAGTAATATTTTTATGCCGGGCGGAAGGGTTTCGCAATATGCTAAAAAAGAGATGGGCTTTTTTGCTTTTTTATCGGCCTTTATTTCTACCTCTCTTTTAATAATCATTTACGGCTTTGTGGGGCTAAAGGCTTTAGGCGGAGCTTTCCCAGCCGGAAACCTCATGCAATATGCGGCAAGCATCACAGCCCTTTCTTCCGCCCTCACCGAAATCTTTACGGTTGCAGGGGAGGCAAAAAACAATAGGGAATTTTTAAAGGATGTGTTTGACTTCTTGGATATAAAAAACGGAATGTGTATGAACAAGGCTCCGGTCAATTATCAATCGGTTGATGCTCCTCTTATAGAATTTAAAAATGTTTCCTTTGCTTATCCCGATTCCGAAAAGAGCGTTTTAAAGAATTTAAACCTTACTTTAAGGCAGGGCGAGCGGCTTGCCGTAGTCGGTAAAAACGGGAGCGGTAAGACCACATTTGTAAAGCTCCTCTGCCGCCTCTATGACCCAATAGAAGGCGAAATCCTTTTTAACGGAAAAAACATAAAAGAATATGACTATAAAGAATACCTAAATCTTTTTTCCGTAGTATTTCAGGATTTTAAACTCCTTGCTCTCCCTCTTGCCCAAAACATTTCGGGCGGCGAGGCCTACGATAAACTCAAGGTTTTGGAAGTTTTAAAAAATACCGGTCTCGATCTTTCTAAGTTTAAAAATGCTGAAGAAACTTATCTTTATAAAAACTTCGATGATGAAGGCGTAAACATTTCAGGCGGGGAGGGGCAAAAGATTGCAATAGCCCGAGCCCTTTATAAGGATGCTCCCCTTATAATCTTGGATGAACCTACAGCCGCCCTCGACCCCATTGCCGAAGCCGAAATCTACTCTAAATTCGACGGTCTTGTAAAAAACAAAACCTCCCTGTATATTTCGCACCGTCTTTCTTCCTGTAAGTTTTGTTCCCATATTTTGGTCTTTGACGCTGGTCTCATAGTTCAAGAAGGCAGCCACGAAGAACTTTTAGCGAAAGACGGCCTTTACAGCAAATTGTGGAACGCCCAAGCACAGTATTATCAAAACCACCCCTAGACAAAAGCTCTGATTTTGTGTATAGTCCTTGAGGAAGCAGATGGGGTCTGGTGGCTCCCGCGGTCTTCAAAACCGTAGGTTGCATAATTCGCAATGGCAGGTTCGATTCCTGCCTCTTCCGTTTTTCCGCAGACTAAAACTAACCGTAGGCTGATGCAGGTAGTTGATTTTTTTTTAATAATAATCCATAATTATTTCTATGAAACGAAAATTAGTAACCTCGGCTTTGCCCTATGTAAACAATTTTCCCCATTTGGGAAATTTAATTCAAGTATTATCCGCTGATGTATTTGCGCGCTTTTGCCGCTTAAAAGAATATGAAACTCTTTATATTTGCGGCACCGACGAATACGGAACCGCTACCGAGACAAAGGCTCTCGAAGAAAAAAAGAGCCCCGAAGAGCTATGCTCATTCTATCATGCAATTCATGCTGAAATTTACAATTGGTTTAATATTGCCTTCGACTATTTTGGAAGAACTTCTACACCGCAGCAGACCGAAATAACTCAGGGTATTTTTAATGGCCTCGATAAAAACGGCTACATTACCGAGCACACTATAGAACAGCTTTACTGCCCATCCTGTAAGCGCTTTTTGGCCGACCGCTATGTATTGGGTACCTGTCCTTTATGTTCCTATGATGGAGCAAGGGGCGACCAGTGCGAGCATTGCGGAAAACTTTTAGATCCTACCGATTTAAAAGAACCCCGTTGTTCTTCTTGCGGTGCTTCTCCCGAAGTGCGCTCTACAACCCATCTTTATATAAACCTTCCCAAAATCGTACCGGAGTACGAAAAGTGGATGCCTAAGACAGCAGAGAAGGGCCGATGGTCAAACAATGCTCTTCAAATGTCAAAAAGCTGGCTTAGGGACGGCCTTCAAGAAAGGGCTATAACAAGGGACCTTAAATGGGGAATCCCCGTGCCCAAAAAAGGCTTTGAAGACAAGGTTTTTTATGTATGGTTTGACGCTCCAATCGGCTATATTTCGATAACAAAGTGCTGGGCAGACCTTGCCGGAAAGGATTGGAAGGCATGGTGGCTTGATCAAAATGATGTAGAGCTTTTTCAGTTTATCGGAAAAGATAATATTCCCTTCCATACGGTAATCTTCCCCTGTTCTCTCATAGGTTCCGGAAAAAATTGGACAAAACTCTTTCACATGTCCGGCACCGAGTACCTTAATTACGAGAACGGAAAATTTTCAAAGTCGAAAGGAGTGGGCGTTTTCGGAAACGATGCCAAAGAATCGGGTATCCCTGCCGATATGTGGAGGTTCTACATCTTTTATAACCGCCCCGAAAAAAATGACACCCAGTTTACATGGAAGGATTTTCAGGAGAGGGTCAACAGCGAGCTTATAGGAAACCTCTGCAATCTTGTAAACAGGACTGCCACCTTTGTTCACCGCTATTATGATGGCAAAATACCCCAAGTTGACGGAGCAAAATCCGGTCGGGAAGATATAAAGAGTATGGTAAAATCTTTAAGGGAGGCCGCCTCTGCAAGCTTCAAAAAGATAACGGAGCTTTCGGATTGGGCCGAGCTTAGAGATTCCTTCCATGAAGCCTTTGCCCTCTCCTCAGTTGCAAACAAGGCCTTTCAAGATGGAGAGCCTTGGAAGAGGCGCGAAACCGATCCTGAATATGCCGAAGCCCTTATGGCTGAGCTTTGCTATCTTATAAAGGATATTTTAATTTTAATTCATCCCTATATGCCCCAATACGCCGATCAGGCCGCAGGCTTTTTCGGTCAAAAGATTTGGTCGGGAAATATCTTTGACGGTAAGGCCCCGCAATTTAATAAGCCCGAAGGAGTCTTCCTTTCATGGAAAAATTTAGGCGAAAGGGAAGGACTTAAAACGGTAGAAAACCCCGTAATCATCTTTAAGACCCTCGATAACAAGGTCATCGATGCCTATCGCGAACGCTATTCGGGAAGTCAAAAGGACAGAAAAAAATCGGAAAAAGGCTGTTCAGCTTGTAAGGACGGCGGTTCTTCAAAATCCGATGCTGCTTCTTCTGCAAAGCCGGAAGTTAAACTCTCTCCGGCCGAGCTTTTTTCAAAAAAGATTGCCTTAAAAACCGCCAAGATTATATCCGTCGAAAGGCATCCCGATGCAGACAAGCTCTACATCGAAAAACTTGATGACGGCTCCGGCGAAGAAAGAACAATCCTTTCAGGTCTTGTGCCCTTTTTAAAAGAAGACGAAATCTTAGGAAAAACCGTCATAATTGCCGACAACCTAAAACCTAGAAAAATGCGCGGTATCGAGTCGAAGGGTATGCTTTTGGCGGCAAGCTGGTATGATGAAGAAGAAAAAGAACATGTCGAGCTTCTTCAAGCCCCGTGGGCTGCTCCCGGAACGCCTGTAATCCTTGAAGGCGATGCCGATATTTCAGACCCCGAGGCCGTAAAAGCTTTTTATGCACAAAAACCGGCAGAGATAGACGCAGACACCTTCTTTGCAGCTCCCATCTTAATGGAAGATTATATTCCTAAAATTGAGGGCAAAAAGCTCTTGGCTGCCGGAAAAGAAATGAAGCTTGAAAAGGTAAAAACCGGAGAAGCAGGCTAGGCCGATTTTCGGGTTTATGATTTGATATAAACCCGAGTGTTTTTAAATGTTTGATTTAATCTCCCAATGATTCTGCATTTAACAGAAAATCAAACAGATCCATTGTTATAATCCCGCTTTCATCCCGTCTGACAGGCAGACCATCTTTAACAATGATTATTTTTTTAAAAGAATCCTTAA
The DNA window shown above is from Treponema denticola and carries:
- a CDS encoding ABC transporter ATP-binding protein — protein: MEKEEKKEEPIKYGILSNVLFMLKTSFRTYKSVPVLILLESLLYVGDNLISIFFAPAVLSLIQSNASIKNLLITIFAFAFSLMLLRGLLSYLQTNHLFGRIGVRSELIFMIGSKAMNTSYNNLDNKDFEAKKNKAMDVTGGNSESTEAIWTTLQGLLQYLLCFIIYLVILASLNINIILITLLTTCVSFFITNSVSSWMYKRRDEENKHVNHLRYITQTGKNKQLAKDIRLFGMEAWLKELYEKHLRLYSNFHLKGEKRYFFADLADLVLTFLRNGLIYYWLISLVLQKNISVPQFILYFAAAGTFTQWVSGILNRFSVLHKQSLDISRLREFFEFKEDYLFEKGEKIPLQKENLIELKDVSLLYSEGGTPVLDRFNLTLKPKEKLAIVGLNGAGKTSLVKLITGLYDPTQGEVLFNGKNIKEFNRSEYYKCFSAVFQEFSILPTSIAVNIAQAREDINKERIEEVLKLSGLYDKVQTLPQKEETRLCKDIFFDAVELSGGETQKLLLARALYNDRPFLILDEPTAALDPIAEHELYTKYNDLSKDKTSIFISHRLASTRFCDRIIFIKDGKIIEEGTHDSLLKKGGEYAHLFEVQSKYYKEEHDKELPEGLGEI
- a CDS encoding ABC transporter ATP-binding protein; amino-acid sequence: MKTEKGYNQKRHNKGLNRRAFLLLFKKAPLFFISVLGEKVFTSLLPFIGIFFSARIINELVLIYSGKGDLSKIKSLVLLSLILTAVCMLVSSLFKRWANYEGRSVDYKLQDIYVQKFLSMDFQDVESAKTNEIYTRMWQNTNYGGWGLEKILWIYPKCSTHITSVITSLALSVSLFSFKVQSSELAFLNNPLFIFVILFSIVLLILIPAKLQTMSDSYWAIVSEGATEGNRVFSFFFRLFNEKNRAMDVRMYGQQKEGNIIRASSNIFMPGGRVSQYAKKEMGFFAFLSAFISTSLLIIIYGFVGLKALGGAFPAGNLMQYAASITALSSALTEIFTVAGEAKNNREFLKDVFDFLDIKNGMCMNKAPVNYQSVDAPLIEFKNVSFAYPDSEKSVLKNLNLTLRQGERLAVVGKNGSGKTTFVKLLCRLYDPIEGEILFNGKNIKEYDYKEYLNLFSVVFQDFKLLALPLAQNISGGEAYDKLKVLEVLKNTGLDLSKFKNAEETYLYKNFDDEGVNISGGEGQKIAIARALYKDAPLIILDEPTAALDPIAEAEIYSKFDGLVKNKTSLYISHRLSSCKFCSHILVFDAGLIVQEGSHEELLAKDGLYSKLWNAQAQYYQNHP
- the metG gene encoding methionine--tRNA ligase gives rise to the protein MKRKLVTSALPYVNNFPHLGNLIQVLSADVFARFCRLKEYETLYICGTDEYGTATETKALEEKKSPEELCSFYHAIHAEIYNWFNIAFDYFGRTSTPQQTEITQGIFNGLDKNGYITEHTIEQLYCPSCKRFLADRYVLGTCPLCSYDGARGDQCEHCGKLLDPTDLKEPRCSSCGASPEVRSTTHLYINLPKIVPEYEKWMPKTAEKGRWSNNALQMSKSWLRDGLQERAITRDLKWGIPVPKKGFEDKVFYVWFDAPIGYISITKCWADLAGKDWKAWWLDQNDVELFQFIGKDNIPFHTVIFPCSLIGSGKNWTKLFHMSGTEYLNYENGKFSKSKGVGVFGNDAKESGIPADMWRFYIFYNRPEKNDTQFTWKDFQERVNSELIGNLCNLVNRTATFVHRYYDGKIPQVDGAKSGREDIKSMVKSLREAASASFKKITELSDWAELRDSFHEAFALSSVANKAFQDGEPWKRRETDPEYAEALMAELCYLIKDILILIHPYMPQYADQAAGFFGQKIWSGNIFDGKAPQFNKPEGVFLSWKNLGEREGLKTVENPVIIFKTLDNKVIDAYRERYSGSQKDRKKSEKGCSACKDGGSSKSDAASSAKPEVKLSPAELFSKKIALKTAKIISVERHPDADKLYIEKLDDGSGEERTILSGLVPFLKEDEILGKTVIIADNLKPRKMRGIESKGMLLAASWYDEEEKEHVELLQAPWAAPGTPVILEGDADISDPEAVKAFYAQKPAEIDADTFFAAPILMEDYIPKIEGKKLLAAGKEMKLEKVKTGEAG